Proteins encoded in a region of the Candidatus Fusobacterium pullicola genome:
- the dnaN gene encoding DNA polymerase III subunit beta, producing the protein MKIRIRRAEFLKRLKIVEKTISENKIKPIISCAYIETRDSNLFFCGTNLETTITTEMQCDEVLESGKIVFQHQLVEEYLKELKDEIVTFSEIDGNLVIESSDSSSEFSLMNVEDFPKILVDEDFSKREEEFKINSIELAEILEKVKYAAAPSGDNPSINCIRVESEGNKLKFVTTDTYRLVYLEKEVERVNEAIDVSIPLNTVEALTKLLRSIDSTEIAFYFINRQIFFKMEDVLVISRIIDMAFPNYKGILGNNSYNKKLTINAEVFIKILKRIIIFVRNNNETKYGATFYIDGNIMQVNGVNEVAKINEELEVDYIGENIKIALNTKFLSDFVQNLNKNKDITLEFIASNNSVKIREEDVEDYLYILMPLALKD; encoded by the coding sequence GTGAAAATAAGAATAAGAAGAGCAGAATTTTTAAAAAGATTAAAAATAGTGGAAAAAACAATTAGTGAAAACAAGATAAAACCAATTATTTCATGTGCATACATAGAGACTAGAGATAGCAATCTTTTCTTTTGTGGAACTAATTTAGAAACAACTATAACAACTGAGATGCAATGTGATGAGGTTTTAGAGAGTGGAAAGATAGTTTTCCAACATCAACTGGTTGAAGAGTATCTTAAAGAATTAAAAGATGAGATAGTAACTTTCAGTGAAATAGATGGAAATTTAGTAATTGAAAGTTCAGATTCATCTTCTGAATTTTCATTGATGAATGTAGAAGATTTTCCTAAAATTTTAGTTGATGAAGATTTTTCTAAAAGGGAAGAAGAGTTTAAGATAAACAGTATTGAGCTAGCTGAGATATTAGAAAAGGTAAAATACGCTGCTGCTCCCTCTGGAGATAATCCATCTATAAACTGTATAAGAGTAGAGAGTGAAGGAAATAAACTAAAATTTGTTACAACAGATACATATAGACTTGTGTATTTAGAAAAAGAGGTTGAAAGGGTAAATGAAGCAATAGATGTAAGTATTCCTTTAAATACAGTAGAAGCATTGACTAAACTTTTAAGAAGTATAGATAGTACTGAGATAGCTTTTTATTTCATAAATAGACAAATTTTCTTTAAGATGGAAGATGTACTTGTTATTAGTAGAATAATAGATATGGCATTTCCAAATTATAAGGGAATTTTAGGAAATAATAGCTACAATAAAAAACTTACAATAAATGCTGAAGTATTTATCAAGATCTTAAAAAGAATAATCATATTTGTAAGAAATAATAATGAGACTAAATATGGAGCAACTTTTTATATAGATGGTAATATTATGCAAGTAAATGGTGTAAATGAAGTAGCTAAAATAAATGAAGAGTTAGAGGTTGATTATATAGGTGAGAATATAAAAATAGCTTTAAATACAAAGTTCTTATCTGATTTCGTTCAAAATTTAAATAAAAATAAGGATATAACTTTAGAATTTATTGCATCTAATAACTCTGTTAAAATAAGAGAAGAGGATGTAGAGGATTATTTATATATATTGATGCCTCTTGCTCTAAAAGATTAA
- the plsY gene encoding glycerol-3-phosphate 1-O-acyltransferase PlsY — MKLIIFIIIGYILGALPNGVWIGKYFKGIDIREHGSKNSGATNAYRVLGPRYGLMVLLADALKGFLPPFIASKFGVTGDSLLLIGVVAIVGHTLSFFLNFKGGKGVATSLGVFLFLIPQVTLTLLIIFIVVVAITKYISLGSIIAAIMLPILTYFYPTQNGLDKLPLLVMTSLIGLFVVYKHKSNIERLMKGTENKFRLK, encoded by the coding sequence ATGAAGTTAATAATCTTTATTATAATAGGATATATTTTAGGTGCTTTACCTAATGGGGTATGGATAGGAAAATATTTTAAGGGTATCGATATAAGAGAACATGGAAGCAAAAACTCAGGAGCTACAAATGCTTATAGAGTTTTAGGACCGAGATATGGATTGATGGTACTTTTAGCAGATGCCTTAAAAGGTTTTTTACCGCCTTTTATAGCAAGTAAGTTTGGAGTAACTGGAGATTCATTACTACTTATAGGAGTAGTAGCAATAGTAGGACATACTCTATCATTTTTCTTGAATTTTAAAGGTGGAAAAGGTGTTGCTACATCACTTGGGGTATTCTTATTTTTAATTCCTCAAGTAACTTTAACACTATTGATAATATTTATAGTAGTGGTAGCTATAACAAAATATATCTCGTTAGGTTCGATAATAGCCGCTATAATGTTACCGATATTAACATATTTTTATCCTACACAAAATGGATTGGACAAACTTCCATTATTAGTTATGACAAGTTTAATAGGATTGTTTGTAGTATATAAACATAAAAGTAATATAGAGAGACTTATGAAGGGAACGGAGAATAAATTTAGACTAAAATAG
- the rlmD gene encoding 23S rRNA (uracil(1939)-C(5))-methyltransferase RlmD encodes MLKKDQIIELKIDKIVNGGEGLGYYNDFAIFVPMSVPNDIVKIKIISVKKTYARGLIEEIISPGEERVEDITKISFEDFQGCDFGMLKYEAQLKYKKAMVEDVMKKIGKLDVVVKDVIGSEDPYHYRNKIIEPFSKYKNEIITGFFKRKSHDVFQVEENILNSKLGNEIIRELKKILNREKVSVYNENEHKGILRHIMVRTNSKNEAMVVLIINDNKVEKRYKDILMELKNRVSSIKSIYVSLNNKRTNFALGEKNIFIWGEKSIKEEIDGISFNISPKSFFQINLPQTKKLYRTAIDYFPNIENKYIVDAYSGTGTIAMILSKKAEKVYAIELVESATLDGIKTAKENGIENIEFINGAVEDKMLELINSGERVDAVIFDPPRKGIEEKSLIKTAESGIKEIVYISCNPSTFARDAEILSRLGYKIDEVQPVDMFPGTSHTEVVGRFYK; translated from the coding sequence TAGAGCTAAAAATTGATAAGATTGTTAATGGAGGAGAGGGACTTGGATATTACAATGATTTTGCTATATTTGTTCCAATGTCTGTTCCAAATGATATTGTTAAAATAAAAATAATATCTGTAAAAAAGACCTATGCTAGAGGACTTATAGAGGAGATAATATCTCCAGGTGAGGAGAGAGTTGAAGATATTACCAAAATCTCTTTTGAAGATTTTCAAGGGTGTGATTTTGGTATGTTAAAGTATGAAGCTCAACTGAAGTATAAAAAGGCTATGGTTGAAGATGTAATGAAAAAGATAGGGAAATTAGATGTGGTTGTTAAAGATGTAATTGGAAGTGAAGATCCATACCACTATCGTAATAAGATAATAGAACCATTTTCAAAGTATAAAAATGAGATTATAACAGGATTTTTTAAGAGAAAATCTCATGATGTTTTCCAAGTAGAGGAAAATATATTAAATTCAAAACTTGGAAATGAGATAATAAGAGAGTTAAAAAAGATCTTGAACAGAGAGAAAGTTTCAGTATACAATGAAAATGAGCATAAAGGAATACTTAGACATATAATGGTAAGAACAAACTCTAAAAATGAAGCTATGGTTGTTCTTATAATTAATGATAATAAGGTTGAAAAAAGATACAAAGATATTTTGATGGAGTTAAAGAATAGGGTATCTTCTATAAAATCTATATATGTATCTTTAAATAATAAAAGAACAAATTTTGCCCTAGGAGAGAAAAATATATTTATTTGGGGAGAGAAGAGTATAAAAGAGGAGATAGATGGAATAAGTTTCAATATATCACCTAAATCTTTCTTCCAAATAAACTTACCTCAAACAAAAAAACTTTATAGAACGGCTATAGATTATTTCCCAAATATAGAGAATAAATATATAGTAGATGCTTATTCAGGTACAGGAACTATAGCTATGATATTATCTAAGAAAGCTGAAAAAGTTTATGCAATAGAGCTTGTAGAGTCTGCAACTTTAGATGGAATAAAAACAGCTAAAGAGAATGGTATAGAAAATATTGAGTTTATAAATGGAGCTGTTGAGGATAAGATGTTAGAGCTTATAAATTCTGGAGAGAGGGTAGATGCTGTAATATTTGACCCTCCAAGAAAAGGAATAGAGGAGAAAAGTTTGATAAAAACAGCAGAAAGTGGAATTAAAGAGATTGTTTATATCTCATGTAATCCATCTACTTTTGCTAGGGATGCAGAGATTTTAAGTAGATTAGGATATAAAATAGATGAGGTTCAACCAGTGGATATGTTCCCAGGAACTTCTCATACTGAGGTAGTAGGAAGATTTTATAAATAG
- a CDS encoding sigma-70 family RNA polymerase sigma factor, with protein MTLDKDLISYYLEDIRKYKILDKEEEIELLKKAKSGDIEAKNQLILSNLRLVVNIAKNYVNRGLSLIDLISEGNFGLIYAIEKFDMDKGFRFSTYAVWWIKQSITKAIICKGRGIRIPSYKYDLLSKVNKYVLKRVREEGVYPTVEEISEELKIDKDKIEEIMLAFQDTMSLSASIGDDIQLEDIIADTENSSIEDNIIEEIGREQVREIVKVLDDREKQILKLRFGLDGEEIHTLEEIGATFNITRERVRQIEKKTLQKLKLQCEKNKDKFF; from the coding sequence ATGACATTAGATAAAGACCTTATTTCATATTATTTAGAAGATATTAGAAAATATAAGATATTGGATAAAGAAGAAGAGATAGAATTATTAAAAAAAGCTAAAAGTGGAGATATTGAAGCTAAAAATCAGTTAATATTATCTAATCTGAGACTTGTAGTTAATATAGCTAAGAATTATGTTAATAGAGGACTCAGTCTAATAGATTTAATAAGTGAAGGAAATTTTGGACTTATTTATGCAATAGAAAAATTTGATATGGATAAGGGCTTTAGATTTTCTACATATGCTGTTTGGTGGATAAAACAATCTATTACAAAGGCAATTATTTGTAAGGGAAGAGGGATTAGAATCCCTTCATATAAATATGATTTATTGAGTAAAGTAAATAAATATGTATTAAAAAGAGTTAGAGAAGAGGGGGTATACCCTACTGTTGAAGAGATTTCTGAAGAGTTAAAAATAGATAAAGATAAGATAGAGGAGATTATGTTAGCCTTTCAAGACACTATGTCTTTAAGTGCAAGTATAGGTGATGATATTCAATTAGAAGATATTATAGCTGATACAGAAAACTCTTCGATCGAAGATAATATAATTGAGGAAATAGGAAGAGAACAAGTAAGGGAAATAGTGAAAGTTCTTGATGATAGAGAAAAGCAGATATTAAAATTGAGATTTGGACTTGATGGTGAAGAGATACATACTTTAGAAGAGATTGGAGCAACTTTTAATATAACAAGAGAGAGAGTAAGACAGATTGAGAAAAAAACGTTGCAAAAGTTGAAATTACAGTGTGAGAAAAATAAGGACAAGTTTTTTTAA
- a CDS encoding NAD(P)H-dependent glycerol-3-phosphate dehydrogenase, with the protein MKKVVIIGAGSWGTALGLVLAGKNYDVTMWEYDKVRAEEIQLARENSRYLPGIKFPENLNVTSESEELLKGIKYVIFSVPSQVLRGVISKFSSQLTEDMILVNTAKGIEVSTGMRLSEVMKDEIIGKYHKNIVVLSGPTHAEEVAIGLPTTIVAAGQKDKAGEIQKLFNTKNFRVYLNEDIVGVEVGAAVKNCLAIGAGIADGMGFGDNTKAALITRGIAEMTRFGKALGANERTFSGLSGIGDLIVTCASKHSRNRHVGECLGKGQSIQEILESMTMVAEGVPTVRAVYEQAQNLKISMPIVEATYNIIYNNAEAKKMVEELMERELKVEFY; encoded by the coding sequence ATGAAAAAAGTTGTAATAATAGGTGCAGGAAGTTGGGGAACAGCTTTAGGACTTGTACTTGCTGGAAAAAACTATGATGTTACAATGTGGGAGTATGACAAAGTTAGAGCTGAGGAAATACAACTTGCAAGAGAGAATAGTAGATATTTACCAGGAATAAAATTTCCAGAAAATTTGAATGTAACATCAGAGAGTGAAGAGTTATTAAAAGGGATTAAATATGTAATTTTTTCAGTTCCATCTCAAGTTCTAAGGGGAGTAATCAGTAAATTTTCCTCTCAACTTACTGAAGATATGATACTTGTAAATACAGCTAAAGGTATAGAGGTATCTACGGGAATGAGATTATCAGAAGTGATGAAAGATGAGATAATAGGAAAATATCATAAAAATATAGTTGTGTTATCTGGACCAACTCATGCTGAGGAGGTAGCTATAGGGTTACCTACAACAATAGTAGCAGCAGGACAAAAAGATAAAGCTGGAGAGATACAGAAGTTATTTAATACAAAAAACTTTAGAGTTTATCTAAATGAAGATATTGTAGGAGTAGAGGTTGGAGCAGCTGTAAAGAACTGTCTTGCAATAGGAGCTGGAATAGCAGATGGAATGGGATTTGGAGATAATACAAAAGCAGCTCTTATAACTAGAGGAATAGCAGAGATGACAAGATTTGGAAAAGCCTTAGGAGCTAATGAAAGAACTTTCTCTGGACTTAGTGGAATAGGAGATTTAATAGTTACTTGTGCAAGTAAACATAGTAGAAATAGACATGTAGGTGAGTGCTTAGGAAAAGGTCAAAGTATTCAAGAGATTTTAGAAAGCATGACAATGGTAGCAGAGGGAGTACCGACTGTGAGAGCAGTGTATGAGCAAGCTCAAAATTTGAAAATTTCAATGCCTATAGTAGAAGCGACTTATAATATTATCTATAATAATGCAGAAGCTAAAAAGATGGTTGAAGAGCTAATGGAAAGAGAGTTAAAAGTAGAGTTTTACTAA